One stretch of Croceibacterium atlanticum DNA includes these proteins:
- a CDS encoding Na+/H+ antiporter subunit C has product MSVEFLVASAIGALTAAGIYLTLRGRTFPVVLGIAMLSYAINAFLFSMGRLVVDQPPIYDPEAAGYTDPLPQALVLTAIVISFGMSALVVVLALRAYLESGSDHVDAEPKDQAMPRDGRHKGEGDAR; this is encoded by the coding sequence ATGAGTGTCGAATTCCTTGTCGCCAGCGCTATCGGTGCGCTGACCGCGGCCGGCATTTATCTGACGCTGCGCGGACGGACCTTTCCGGTGGTGCTGGGCATCGCCATGTTGTCCTATGCGATCAACGCGTTCCTGTTTTCCATGGGGCGGCTCGTCGTCGATCAGCCGCCAATCTACGATCCTGAGGCGGCGGGCTATACCGATCCCTTGCCGCAGGCACTGGTCCTGACCGCAATCGTGATCTCCTTCGGCATGTCCGCGCTCGTGGTTGTGCTCGCCTTGCGCGCATATCTGGAAAGCGGATCCGACCATGTCGATGCAGAGCCGAAGGATCAGGCCATGCCCCGCGATGGACGGCACAAGGGCGAGGGCGACGCCCGATGA
- a CDS encoding monovalent cation/H+ antiporter subunit A, whose protein sequence is MDLVTISLLPFLGAVAVGFASRAGRKIQAAIAAAFSSAALIMVLMRAPAVLAGEVIAHRFPWVPALGLDASYFLDPLGLLFAGLILGIGLLVIIYAAFYLSAAEASGRFFSFLMLFQGAMLGIVISDNILLLLVFWELTSLSSFLLIGFWRHLPEGRQGARMALAVTGGGGLALIAGMVLLGNIAGSYNLTEILSSREIVQASPLYPVALVLILLGCFTKSAQFPFHFWLPHAMAAPTPVSAYLHSATMVKAGVFLMARLWPVLSGTDLWFYLVATTGLITMLIGAAIALFRNDLKGLLAYSTVSHLGLLTMLFGFGTPMAAVVGVFHIINHATFKAALFMNAGIVDHEVGTRDARRLGGLAGLMPIAATLGTIAALSMAGLPPFNGFISKEMMLEEAAHTSWAGMAWLLPVIVTVAALLSAAYSFRYVMHVYFGPRRDDYPRKPHDPGIGLWGPPAVLVVLVVLIGLFPAVMADALVRSVSGAVTRQELPDYYLSLWHGFTPALLMSAIAVAGGIFLLWRYGVVSRIWRSLPLPVAKRLFDSGISLLVAASRKVTDIVHNGSLPRTLFVFFAAALLLGIEGMSVGGYMPGTRDTLAASPVAIISWLALLAGAVAVIMSEGHRFLALVYISVIGLVVSLCFVYLSAPDLALTQISVEVVTILLLLLALNLLPKAPPSTCSVPRRVRDGVLSAAAGTGVAWLAYAVMTRQPNDPISAFHWAEAKHGGGGTNVVNVILVDFRGFDTFGEIIVLGIAALGIYALLKTAVWGASGQRLLAWIPDLIRSPERHPMMLVVASRLILPMAMVVALYIFLRGHNMPGGGFIAGLVFSIAMLIQYMASGFEWAERRRRTERHALISFGVLIAAATGLGALAFGKPFLTSGFDYFHIPLIGEIELATALLFDIGVALTVVGAVMLALAQLSGAAQRAEKLEGTDYPMDIDPSRPGGAGR, encoded by the coding sequence TTGGATTTGGTTACAATATCACTCCTCCCGTTCCTGGGGGCCGTGGCGGTTGGATTTGCATCCCGGGCGGGGCGCAAGATTCAGGCCGCAATCGCGGCCGCCTTTTCGAGCGCGGCGCTCATCATGGTTCTCATGCGGGCGCCCGCTGTCCTGGCGGGAGAGGTCATTGCCCATCGGTTCCCATGGGTGCCGGCGCTGGGCCTGGATGCCAGCTATTTCCTCGATCCGCTGGGGCTGCTGTTCGCAGGGCTGATTCTTGGTATCGGCCTGTTGGTAATCATCTACGCTGCCTTCTACCTCTCCGCGGCGGAGGCTTCGGGGCGCTTCTTCAGTTTCCTGATGCTGTTCCAGGGCGCGATGCTGGGCATCGTGATTTCGGACAATATCCTGTTGCTGCTGGTGTTCTGGGAACTGACCAGCCTGTCTTCCTTCCTGCTGATCGGTTTCTGGCGGCATCTGCCCGAAGGGCGCCAGGGCGCGCGCATGGCGCTGGCAGTTACCGGAGGCGGGGGGCTGGCATTGATTGCCGGCATGGTGCTGCTGGGCAATATCGCGGGATCGTATAATCTTACCGAGATACTCTCCTCGCGCGAGATCGTGCAGGCATCGCCGCTCTATCCCGTGGCGCTGGTGCTGATCCTGCTGGGCTGTTTCACCAAGTCGGCGCAGTTTCCGTTTCATTTCTGGTTGCCGCACGCCATGGCCGCGCCGACGCCGGTCAGCGCCTATCTCCACAGCGCGACAATGGTGAAGGCCGGCGTCTTCCTGATGGCCCGGCTTTGGCCCGTGCTTTCGGGGACGGATCTGTGGTTCTATCTGGTGGCGACGACCGGGCTCATCACCATGCTGATCGGTGCCGCGATTGCATTGTTCAGGAATGATCTGAAGGGGCTGCTTGCCTATTCCACGGTCAGCCATCTCGGCCTGCTGACCATGCTGTTCGGTTTCGGAACGCCGATGGCGGCGGTTGTGGGCGTGTTCCACATCATCAATCATGCCACCTTCAAGGCTGCCCTGTTCATGAATGCGGGCATTGTCGATCACGAGGTTGGCACGCGGGATGCGCGGCGCCTGGGCGGGCTTGCGGGCCTGATGCCGATTGCCGCCACGCTGGGCACTATCGCGGCCCTTTCCATGGCGGGCCTTCCTCCGTTCAACGGCTTCATTTCAAAAGAGATGATGCTGGAAGAGGCTGCCCACACAAGCTGGGCGGGCATGGCGTGGCTGTTGCCGGTCATCGTGACCGTCGCCGCATTGCTGTCTGCGGCCTATTCCTTCCGTTATGTGATGCATGTCTATTTCGGGCCCCGGCGCGATGATTATCCGCGCAAGCCGCACGATCCGGGGATCGGCCTGTGGGGGCCGCCTGCCGTGCTGGTCGTGCTGGTGGTGCTGATCGGGCTTTTCCCGGCCGTGATGGCGGATGCGCTGGTCAGATCCGTCTCCGGCGCGGTCACCAGGCAGGAATTGCCCGATTATTATCTCAGCCTGTGGCATGGCTTCACCCCGGCTCTCCTGATGAGTGCGATCGCGGTGGCGGGCGGTATATTCCTGCTCTGGCGGTATGGCGTTGTCTCCCGCATCTGGCGCAGCCTGCCCCTGCCGGTGGCCAAGCGCCTGTTCGATAGCGGGATCTCCCTGCTGGTCGCGGCCAGCCGCAAGGTAACGGACATCGTCCATAACGGCTCCCTGCCGCGCACGCTGTTCGTCTTCTTTGCGGCCGCGCTGCTGCTCGGTATCGAGGGGATGAGCGTGGGCGGCTATATGCCGGGCACGCGTGACACGTTAGCGGCATCACCCGTGGCGATCATATCCTGGCTTGCGCTGCTCGCCGGTGCAGTCGCGGTCATCATGTCCGAAGGGCATCGCTTTCTCGCCCTGGTCTATATCAGCGTGATCGGGCTCGTGGTCTCGCTCTGCTTCGTCTATCTTTCGGCCCCCGACCTCGCATTGACGCAGATCTCGGTCGAGGTGGTGACGATCCTGCTGCTGCTGCTCGCGCTTAACCTGTTGCCGAAGGCGCCGCCTTCGACCTGTTCGGTGCCGCGCCGGGTTCGGGACGGCGTGCTTTCGGCGGCGGCGGGCACGGGGGTTGCCTGGCTCGCTTATGCAGTGATGACGCGCCAGCCGAACGATCCGATCTCCGCCTTCCATTGGGCAGAGGCAAAGCATGGCGGCGGGGGAACCAATGTCGTCAATGTGATCCTCGTCGATTTCCGCGGTTTCGATACGTTTGGCGAAATCATCGTGCTGGGTATCGCGGCGCTGGGCATCTACGCCCTGCTCAAGACGGCGGTATGGGGTGCTTCGGGACAGCGGCTGCTGGCCTGGATTCCCGATCTCATCCGTTCGCCGGAACGGCATCCGATGATGCTGGTCGTGGCCAGCCGCCTGATATTGCCGATGGCGATGGTGGTTGCGCTCTATATCTTCCTGCGCGGCCACAACATGCCGGGCGGGGGCTTCATCGCCGGGCTGGTCTTTTCCATCGCCATGCTGATCCAGTACATGGCATCCGGCTTTGAATGGGCGGAGAGGCGGCGCCGTACGGAACGGCACGCGCTGATTTCCTTCGGCGTGTTGATTGCCGCGGCCACGGGGCTGGGGGCGCTCGCCTTCGGCAAGCCCTTCCTGACCAGTGGCTTTGATTATTTCCACATACCGCTGATTGGCGAGATCGAACTGGCCACGGCGCTGCTGTTCGATATCGGCGTGGCGCTGACCGTGGTTGGCGCGGTCATGCTCGCACTGGCGCAGCTTTCCGGTGCTGCGCAAAGGGCGGAAAAGCTTGAAGGAACGGATTACCCCATGGACATCGACCCCTCACGACCGGGAGGAGCAGGCCGATGA
- a CDS encoding MBL fold metallo-hydrolase: MEFSHRGKSILVDCGMFQGSRSLENLNMEDFAFAPGKLDAVILSHAHIDHSGLLPKLVAEGYKGPIWCTGPTRDLLEFMLADAGRIQESETERRNRRRDRAGEDPFEPIYTEQDALAAWEQCKPVPLEEWFEPAPGVRARLWNAGHILGSASVELECEGTRVMCSGDLGPENKAFQPDPEGPSGFDHVICETTYGDRERERISLEQRRKLLEVEVNAAIARGGNLVIPAFALERAQELLLDLAFLLQEGAIPKVRIFLDSPLANRVTGVFGRYAHELEDTGGRNIFEHPSFHFTTDVSESIKLNSVSGAVIIAASGMCEAGRIRHHLKHNLHRRESTVLFVGYQAEGTLGRVILEGAQTVRISGADVRVRAQIRRIDSYSAHADKGELLTWMEERQPVSGSLFLCHGEPGALEGMRRELQKRHREQSVRVPQIGEVYSLPAGEPAKRLATGRSDIQDVVGRDWQNAYAEFATSLKTRLSEIRDEERRMAALKQMRGVLDSYAEHRARKGKQD; this comes from the coding sequence ATGGAGTTTTCGCATCGGGGTAAGTCCATCCTCGTCGATTGCGGCATGTTCCAGGGAAGTCGCTCGCTGGAAAACCTCAATATGGAGGATTTTGCCTTCGCGCCGGGCAAGCTGGATGCCGTCATCCTCAGCCATGCCCATATCGATCACAGCGGGCTTCTGCCAAAGCTGGTGGCCGAGGGGTACAAGGGGCCGATCTGGTGCACGGGCCCGACACGTGACCTGCTCGAATTCATGCTCGCCGATGCCGGGCGCATCCAGGAATCGGAAACCGAACGGCGCAATCGGCGGCGCGACCGCGCGGGGGAAGATCCGTTCGAACCGATCTATACCGAACAGGATGCGCTGGCGGCCTGGGAACAGTGCAAACCCGTACCGCTGGAAGAATGGTTCGAACCGGCACCGGGCGTTCGCGCCCGCCTGTGGAATGCCGGACATATTCTCGGCTCCGCCTCGGTCGAACTGGAATGCGAAGGGACAAGGGTGATGTGTTCGGGCGATCTGGGCCCGGAAAACAAGGCCTTCCAGCCCGATCCCGAAGGACCATCGGGTTTCGATCACGTGATCTGCGAAACCACATATGGCGACCGGGAGAGGGAACGGATTTCGCTCGAGCAGAGGCGCAAATTGCTGGAGGTGGAAGTCAATGCGGCGATTGCCCGTGGCGGCAATCTCGTCATCCCAGCCTTCGCCCTTGAACGAGCGCAGGAACTACTGCTCGACCTGGCCTTCCTGTTGCAGGAGGGTGCCATTCCCAAGGTGCGGATATTCCTGGATTCACCGCTGGCGAACAGGGTCACTGGCGTATTCGGCCGCTATGCCCACGAGCTTGAGGACACTGGCGGCAGGAACATCTTTGAACATCCGTCCTTCCACTTCACCACGGATGTGAGCGAATCGATCAAGCTCAATTCCGTATCCGGCGCAGTCATCATCGCTGCTTCGGGAATGTGCGAGGCCGGGCGCATACGCCACCACCTGAAACACAATCTGCACCGGCGGGAATCGACCGTTCTATTCGTCGGATATCAGGCAGAGGGAACGCTTGGGCGGGTCATTCTGGAAGGGGCGCAAACCGTGCGCATTTCCGGGGCGGATGTCCGCGTGCGGGCACAAATCCGCCGCATCGATTCCTATTCCGCCCATGCCGACAAGGGCGAATTGCTGACATGGATGGAAGAACGCCAGCCGGTGAGCGGGAGCCTGTTCCTCTGCCATGGCGAGCCCGGCGCGCTGGAAGGGATGCGCCGCGAATTGCAGAAACGGCACCGGGAACAGTCCGTGCGCGTGCCGCAAATCGGGGAAGTCTATTCGCTGCCCGCCGGCGAACCGGCAAAGCGCCTGGCCACCGGCCGCAGCGATATCCAGGACGTAGTCGGCAGGGACTGGCAGAATGCCTATGCCGAATTCGCCACTTCGCTGAAGACAAGGCTTTCTGAAATCCGCGACGAGGAACGCCGGATGGCCGCGCTGAAACAGATGCGCGGCGTGCTGGATTCCTATGCCGAACACCGGGCAAGGAAGGGCAAGCAGGATTGA
- a CDS encoding murein L,D-transpeptidase catalytic domain family protein, giving the protein MTFDRRRFIGASLAAGVSLVAAPRAFAAPRLANRPPHLSQAMAALDRHGSRIKHRDTFGIVDFAAKSGEMRFHIVDAGNGRIVESLFVAHGRGSDPANTGMVQRFSNRPGSNASSEGAFLTGAAYYGKHGRSRRLHGLEPQNDAAFDRAIVIHGADYVDRTMADRHGRVGRSLGCFTVEQRTIGTVLDRLGSGRLLFAAK; this is encoded by the coding sequence ATGACTTTTGACCGTCGGCGCTTTATCGGTGCGTCGCTTGCTGCGGGTGTTTCCCTTGTTGCTGCGCCGCGCGCCTTTGCCGCGCCCAGACTTGCCAATCGCCCCCCTCATCTGTCGCAGGCAATGGCTGCTCTTGATCGGCATGGCTCCCGCATCAAGCATCGCGATACTTTCGGTATCGTGGATTTTGCCGCGAAGTCGGGGGAAATGCGCTTTCACATCGTGGATGCCGGCAATGGCCGCATCGTGGAATCCCTGTTCGTCGCCCATGGCCGCGGATCCGATCCGGCCAATACCGGGATGGTGCAGCGCTTTTCCAACCGCCCCGGATCCAATGCATCGTCCGAAGGGGCATTCCTCACCGGAGCGGCCTATTACGGCAAGCATGGGCGTTCGCGCCGCCTGCACGGGCTGGAACCGCAGAACGATGCCGCTTTCGATCGTGCGATCGTGATCCATGGCGCGGACTATGTGGACCGCACAATGGCGGACCGGCACGGCCGGGTGGGGCGCAGCCTTGGCTGTTTCACCGTGGAACAGCGGACGATCGGCACGGTTCTTGACCGGCTGGGAAGCGGGCGGCTGCTTTTCGCGGCGAAATAG
- a CDS encoding L,D-transpeptidase family protein yields the protein MTVAMTLALLAAPLQASAPAWGHGEIATLKRWISAAPLDALPVLPTDRLDAATTAGDADAMETQATSLALRLARMHLLGSASVAERSGWNINDTDKEMDLEPLLAAAVENGTLDAFFATLRPRHQEYSALKSAYAKEPDEAKRTTIGRNMERWRWLPRSLGGNYVMVNLPKFEAYLWRDGMKAGAWPVIVGKTSTPSVVFDTTITGVTLNPWWEIPASIVRESIGSLVRRNPALARSRGYVWNDGRYRQKPGPNNALGQMKLVMPNPYSIYMHDTPNKNLFAEDVRAFSHGCIRTGDAIGYAATLLQGVKSREEVDAIVESGVTTTLDLARPLPIYVVYFTAVADGQGGVETLRDLYNRDRRISVPPPVTGCGQE from the coding sequence ATGACTGTCGCCATGACTCTTGCCCTTCTGGCGGCACCGCTGCAAGCCAGCGCCCCCGCCTGGGGCCACGGGGAAATTGCCACGCTGAAACGCTGGATATCGGCCGCACCGCTGGATGCCCTGCCGGTATTACCCACCGATCGTCTCGATGCAGCCACCACCGCGGGGGATGCCGACGCCATGGAAACACAGGCCACTTCACTCGCCCTGCGGTTGGCCCGGATGCATCTTCTCGGCTCCGCCAGCGTCGCCGAACGTAGCGGCTGGAACATTAATGATACCGACAAGGAAATGGATCTGGAGCCGCTCCTGGCCGCCGCGGTGGAGAATGGCACGCTGGATGCGTTCTTCGCCACTTTGCGTCCGCGCCACCAGGAATATTCCGCACTGAAATCGGCCTATGCGAAAGAACCGGACGAGGCGAAGCGCACCACGATCGGCCGCAATATGGAGCGCTGGCGCTGGCTACCCCGATCGCTGGGCGGCAATTACGTGATGGTCAATCTGCCCAAATTCGAAGCCTATCTCTGGCGCGATGGCATGAAGGCCGGAGCCTGGCCGGTCATCGTGGGCAAGACCAGCACGCCCAGCGTCGTTTTCGACACCACGATTACCGGAGTGACGCTCAACCCGTGGTGGGAAATCCCGGCCAGCATCGTGCGGGAAAGCATCGGCAGCCTGGTCCGGCGCAATCCCGCCCTCGCCCGGTCGCGGGGCTATGTCTGGAACGATGGCCGCTATCGCCAGAAGCCGGGGCCCAACAATGCCCTCGGTCAGATGAAGCTCGTCATGCCCAATCCTTACAGCATCTATATGCACGATACGCCGAACAAGAATCTCTTCGCAGAGGATGTTCGCGCCTTCAGCCATGGCTGCATCCGCACGGGAGACGCCATCGGCTATGCCGCGACATTGCTGCAGGGCGTAAAATCGCGCGAGGAAGTCGACGCGATCGTGGAATCGGGCGTAACCACGACGCTGGATCTTGCGCGCCCGCTGCCAATCTATGTCGTCTATTTTACCGCTGTGGCCGATGGGCAAGGCGGCGTGGAAACACTGCGTGATCTCTATAACCGGGACCGCCGCATCTCCGTTCCGCCGCCGGTCACCGGATGCGGGCAGGAATGA
- a CDS encoding efflux RND transporter periplasmic adaptor subunit gives MMLHFLKRWRWAISIAAIMLAGFVYAFWPTSLSVDVATVSRGAMHVGVTDDGVTRAEEYYVVSAPVTGYLDRIELEAGDRVEPGALITTMRGRPATPLDRRSAEELRGALAAARASVSSAEATLGQARRDLARAEELARRGFLPRAQLEATRTRVATAEGALAQGRAEAARIRAAMGQPSAAGAVQVPVYSPAGGSVMSVINESEGVILEGTQLMTIGDPDRIEAVVDLLSREAVRISPGDPVRISQWGGAEPLMGRVERIEPFGRLKISALGIEEQRVNVIISFTEASRSAAARLGHGYQIDATIILWSSDDALRLPIGAMFRGGDGEWRVFVDDGGRAREREIVIGHLNDEFAEVLSGLDEGETVILNPGNALEDGDPISIRR, from the coding sequence ATGATGCTTCACTTCCTCAAACGCTGGCGCTGGGCCATTTCGATTGCGGCAATCATGCTGGCCGGGTTTGTCTATGCGTTCTGGCCTACCTCCCTTTCCGTCGATGTTGCCACTGTCTCGCGCGGAGCGATGCATGTCGGCGTGACGGATGACGGGGTGACGCGGGCCGAGGAATATTATGTCGTTTCAGCCCCGGTGACGGGCTATCTCGACCGAATAGAGCTGGAAGCGGGCGACCGGGTGGAGCCCGGAGCGCTTATCACCACCATGCGCGGGCGCCCGGCAACGCCGCTCGATCGGCGTAGCGCGGAAGAGCTTCGGGGCGCGCTGGCAGCGGCGCGGGCCTCTGTCAGTTCGGCAGAGGCCACGCTTGGCCAGGCGAGGCGCGACCTGGCCCGGGCGGAGGAGCTGGCAAGGCGCGGCTTCCTGCCCCGCGCGCAACTTGAGGCAACGCGAACGCGCGTGGCGACTGCGGAGGGCGCGCTGGCCCAGGGCCGGGCAGAAGCAGCGCGGATAAGGGCCGCCATGGGGCAGCCATCCGCCGCGGGCGCAGTGCAGGTTCCGGTTTATTCGCCCGCGGGCGGCTCTGTCATGTCGGTCATCAATGAGAGCGAAGGCGTGATACTGGAAGGCACGCAGCTGATGACGATTGGCGATCCCGATCGGATAGAGGCCGTTGTCGATCTGCTATCCCGTGAAGCCGTGCGCATTTCGCCGGGTGATCCGGTGCGGATATCGCAATGGGGCGGGGCTGAACCATTGATGGGGCGGGTGGAACGGATCGAACCGTTCGGCCGGCTGAAGATCTCGGCACTCGGTATTGAAGAGCAGCGGGTGAATGTCATCATCAGCTTCACCGAAGCATCGCGTTCAGCTGCCGCGCGTCTGGGGCATGGCTATCAGATCGACGCCACGATCATATTGTGGAGCAGCGATGACGCATTGCGCCTGCCAATAGGGGCCATGTTTCGCGGCGGAGATGGCGAATGGCGGGTATTCGTCGATGATGGTGGCCGGGCGCGCGAACGGGAAATAGTCATTGGCCATCTCAATGACGAATTCGCCGAAGTCCTTTCCGGCCTGGATGAAGGCGAGACGGTGATCCTAAATCCCGGAAATGCGCTGGAAGATGGGGATCCGATTTCCATACGCAGGTGA
- a CDS encoding ABC transporter permease yields the protein MKALDRKLLRDLWRMRGQVLAIALVLGAATATFVLSVGVYRSLTETRDVYYERNHFADVFANLTRAPRSVVARIAALPGVQRAEGSIQQYATLEFPGRNVPVRALVNSVDEYGRDRLNLVTLREGRMPRPGQPGEVVVDEAFAEANNLVPGSSVAALIYGNRQRLDIVGIGLAPNYIYSIAPGDLIPDNERYGIFWMGRDALEAATDRREAINSLALTLRRGVSRADVIRQVDRILEPYGGTGAYGREDHISHAFLDSDLQQLDAMTRLIPPIFLLVSTFLVYIVLGRMIRTERTQIGLIKAFGYSSRQVAWHYFKFALAIALAGALPGSAAGIWMGQEMTRLYAEYYRFPFLSYHVSPPVLLAAASLSLLSATLGALGGMRSAVSLAPAVAMSPPPPPVYRSGAVENLGRLAGFSAIGHMIVRHIARWPGRSAITALGVALSLGLLFTTMQFMDSTNYMLESYFSRAQRQDLTVSFTEARNEDVLYEIAQIPGVMRVEGRRDIPVRLSNGNRTERTAIQGAPAQAWLTARIDSGGGEIAMPVSGLMLSRQLADQLAVDTGDRLYVEVLGGHRTEMSLPVASVVDEFIGANAYAAERTLLALARDAAPVGSALLLIDPAARDNILAELRQMPVVLGVTERSAAMDLFEEMIDENIFTMMSFYIAFASAIAVGVVYNSARILFSERSHELATLRVLGYQRSEVGLILIGELAILVLASVPLGGVIGYWLAQLTIAMFSSELFRLPFAPTWASFGYATVVILLAALATAALVALRVMRLDMVRVLKARE from the coding sequence GTCGCCCGGATCGCCGCCTTGCCCGGCGTTCAGCGCGCGGAGGGATCGATCCAGCAATATGCGACGCTGGAATTCCCCGGCCGCAACGTGCCTGTGCGCGCGCTTGTCAATTCCGTGGACGAATATGGGCGCGATCGGCTGAACCTCGTCACCTTGCGGGAAGGGCGGATGCCTCGGCCCGGCCAGCCCGGGGAAGTGGTCGTGGATGAAGCCTTTGCGGAGGCCAACAATCTCGTTCCCGGAAGCAGTGTGGCAGCCCTGATCTATGGCAACCGGCAACGCCTGGATATCGTCGGCATCGGGCTTGCCCCCAATTACATCTATTCGATCGCGCCGGGTGACCTCATCCCCGATAATGAGAGATATGGCATCTTCTGGATGGGGCGGGATGCGCTGGAGGCGGCGACCGATCGAAGGGAAGCCATAAATTCACTGGCTCTGACCTTGCGGCGGGGTGTCAGCCGGGCGGATGTGATCCGGCAGGTCGACCGCATTCTGGAACCATATGGCGGCACGGGCGCCTATGGCCGGGAAGATCATATCAGCCACGCCTTCCTTGACAGCGACCTGCAGCAGCTCGACGCGATGACCCGGCTGATCCCGCCGATCTTCCTGCTCGTTTCGACCTTTCTGGTCTATATCGTCCTTGGCCGGATGATCCGCACCGAACGGACCCAGATCGGGCTGATCAAGGCATTCGGTTATTCCAGCCGCCAGGTCGCCTGGCATTATTTCAAATTCGCCCTGGCGATTGCCCTTGCCGGCGCGCTGCCGGGATCAGCGGCCGGCATCTGGATGGGGCAGGAAATGACGCGGCTATATGCCGAATATTACCGCTTTCCCTTCCTTTCCTATCACGTATCGCCCCCGGTCCTGCTTGCCGCCGCTTCCCTGTCTCTCCTGTCGGCGACGCTTGGCGCGCTGGGCGGCATGAGAAGCGCCGTCAGCCTGGCACCGGCGGTGGCCATGTCGCCCCCTCCACCGCCTGTTTACCGGAGCGGCGCGGTAGAGAATCTGGGGCGCTTGGCAGGGTTCAGCGCGATCGGCCACATGATCGTGCGCCACATTGCACGCTGGCCGGGGCGTTCTGCCATCACCGCGCTGGGTGTGGCCCTGTCGCTCGGCCTGCTGTTCACGACCATGCAGTTCATGGATTCCACGAATTACATGCTCGAATCCTATTTCTCGCGGGCGCAGCGCCAGGATCTGACCGTGAGTTTTACCGAAGCGCGCAATGAAGATGTCCTGTATGAAATTGCGCAGATTCCCGGTGTGATGCGCGTGGAAGGCAGAAGGGATATCCCGGTACGGCTGTCCAACGGAAACCGGACGGAGCGCACCGCAATACAGGGCGCTCCTGCGCAGGCATGGCTGACGGCCCGCATCGATAGTGGCGGCGGGGAGATTGCGATGCCAGTATCCGGGCTGATGCTAAGCCGGCAGCTTGCCGACCAGCTTGCCGTCGATACGGGAGACAGGCTGTATGTCGAAGTCTTGGGTGGTCACCGGACCGAGATGAGCTTGCCCGTTGCAAGCGTGGTGGATGAATTCATCGGCGCCAACGCCTATGCCGCCGAGCGCACTCTGCTCGCCCTTGCACGCGATGCGGCGCCGGTCGGGTCGGCCCTTCTGCTGATCGATCCGGCCGCGCGCGACAATATCCTTGCCGAACTCAGGCAGATGCCGGTTGTGCTGGGCGTGACCGAACGGAGCGCGGCGATGGATCTTTTCGAGGAGATGATTGACGAAAACATCTTCACGATGATGTCCTTCTACATTGCCTTCGCTTCGGCGATTGCGGTGGGGGTGGTGTATAACAGCGCCAGGATCCTGTTTTCCGAGCGTTCGCACGAACTCGCCACTCTGCGCGTCCTCGGCTATCAGCGTAGTGAGGTGGGGCTGATCCTGATCGGTGAACTGGCAATTCTGGTCCTTGCGTCCGTGCCGCTAGGCGGGGTTATCGGTTACTGGCTGGCGCAATTGACCATCGCGATGTTCAGTTCCGAATTGTTCCGCCTTCCTTTTGCGCCCACATGGGCATCCTTTGGCTATGCAACTGTCGTCATATTGCTGGCGGCCCTGGCAACGGCGGCGCTGGTGGCGTTGCGCGTGATGCGGCTGGACATGGTGCGCGTTCTGAAGGCGCGGGAATGA